The proteins below come from a single Tigriopus californicus strain San Diego chromosome 3, Tcal_SD_v2.1, whole genome shotgun sequence genomic window:
- the LOC131877304 gene encoding uncharacterized protein LOC131877304, translating into MLTSIAYWYLPVVLLTTTSALTVQTTPKKLKNGCNSIRENWPASRKLIPRENQDAFGDAPFFRLTTSSDISVVEPDSNHILHLVPTGPSKNISHFMIWTETHDDNCDSALSGLSEICSRPMEKCNNILVNQSSEDGRLMGDISFEWQAGSCGYHDIKVQVIDADQSIYSPENDPFETLKISCYVDVDGGTSLI; encoded by the exons ATGCTCACATCTATTGCCTATTGGTATTTACCAGTGGTATTACTTACAACAACAAGCGCGTTAACTGTGCAAACAACACCAAAAAAGCTGA AAAATGGTTGCAACTCAATCCGGGAAAACTGGCCCGCATCTCGGAAACTGATTCCACGGGAGAACCAAGATGCCTTTGGTGATGCCCCGTTTTTTCGGCTAACCACATCATCTGACATAAGCGTAGTGGAGCCCGACTCAAATCACATCCTTCATCTTGTTCCCACGGGACCCTCTAAGAATATTAGTCACTTCATGATTTGGACCGAAACTCACGACGACAATTGTGATTCAGCCTTAAGTGGTCTTTCAG AAATCTGTAGCCGTCCAATGGAGAAATGCAATAATATCTTAGTGAATCAATCCTCAGAAGATGGAAGATTAATGGGtgatatttcatttgaatggcaAGCAGGCTCGTGTGGGTACCATGATATCAA AGTCCAAGTTATTGATGCCGACCAAAGTATTTACTCGCCGGAGAATGATCCTTTCGAAACTCTTAAAATTTCTTGCTACGTGGATGTTGATGGTGGAACGTCTCTCATATGA